From the Vanessa cardui chromosome 18, ilVanCard2.1, whole genome shotgun sequence genome, one window contains:
- the LOC124537177 gene encoding basigin, with amino-acid sequence MGRTAFCVPLAILFLASVIPSKAQSDAPAPVTAPAPASAPASAAAPSEDLPELLYDVRGNFSLHCQLPNDNSLAYVWKKNETAIEQVWELKERYQLERGGAEFRVARAYEDDFGNYSCALAGAAREQRWAVRGRPHLKLPANTNVVEGQKLKLVCKVVGKPYARVTWGYTNASEPDANYTDAAEVLGSRASLADSEQGVPDGVLLLDEAQRSDAGRYRCGAPGALAPAVTTLRVKDMYAALWPFLGICAEVFVLCAIILVYEKRRTKPELDDSDTDNHDQKKS; translated from the exons GCGACGCGCCCGCGCCCGTcaccgcgcccgcgcccgcctccGCGCCCGCCTCCGCCGCCGCCCCCAGCGAGGACCTGCCCGAGCTGCTGTACGACGTGAGGGGTAACTTCTCCCTTCACTGCCAGCTGCCCAATGACAACAGTCTCGCCTACGTTTG GAAGAAGAACGAGACCGCCATCGAGCAGGTGTGGGAGCTGAAGGAGCGCTACCAGCTGGAGCGCGGCGGCGCCGAGTTCCGCGTGGCGCGCGCCTACGAGGACGACTTCGGCAACTACTCGTGCGCGCTCGCCGGCGCCGCGCGCGAGCAGCGCTGGGCCGTGCGCGGCCGCCCGCACCTCAAGCTGCCCGCCAACACCAACGTCGTCGAGGGCCAGAAGCTCAAGCTCGTGTGCAAGGTCGTGGGCAAGCCGTACGCGCGCGTCACCTGGGGCTACACCAACGCCAGCGAGCCCGACGCCAACTACACGGACGCCGCCGAGGTGCTCGGCTCGCGCGCCTCGCTGGCCGACAGCGAGCAGGGCGTGCCCGACGGCGTGCTGCTGCTGGACGAGGCGCAGCGCTCCGACGCGGGCCGCTACCGCTGCGGCGCGCCGGGCGCGCTGGCGCCGGCCGTCACCACGCTGCGCGTCAAGGACATGTACGCCGCGCTCTGGCCCTTCCTCGGCATCTGCGCCGAGGTCTTCGTGCTCTGCGCCATCATCCTCGTCTACGAGAAGCGCCGCACCAAGCCCGAGCTCGACGACTCGGACACCGACAACCACGACCA GAAGAAGTCGTAA